In Suricata suricatta isolate VVHF042 chromosome 14, meerkat_22Aug2017_6uvM2_HiC, whole genome shotgun sequence, one DNA window encodes the following:
- the RPLP0 gene encoding 60S acidic ribosomal protein P0, translating to MPREDRATWKSNYFLKIIQLLDDYPKCFIVGADNVGSKQMQQIRMSLRGKAVVLMGKNTMMRKAIRGHLENNPALEKLLPHIRGNVGFVFTKEDLTEIRDMLLANKVPAAARAGAIAPCEVTVPAQNTGLGPEKTSFFQALGITTKISRGTIEILSDVQLIKTGDKVGASEATLLNMLNISPFSFGLIIQQVFDNGSIYNPEVLDITEETLHSRFLEGVRNVASVCLQIGYPTVASVPHSIINGYKRVLALSVETDYTFPLAEKVKAFLADPSAFVAAAPVAAATTAAPAAAAAPAKVEAKEESEESDEDMGFGLFD from the exons CAACTTTTGGATGATTATCCAAAATGCTTCATTGTGGGAGCAGACAACGTGGGTTCCAAGCAGATGCAGCAGATCCGCATGTCCCTCCGCGGGAAGGCTGTGGTGCTGATGGGCAAGAACACCATGATGCGCAAGGCCATCCGAGGACATCTGGAGAACAACCCAGCTCTGGAGAA ACTGTTGCCTCACATCCGGGGGAACGTGGGCTTTGTGTTCACGAAGGAGGACCTCACTGAGATCAGGGACATGCTGCTGGCTAATAAG GTGCCAGCTGCCGCCCGTGCTGGTGCCATAGCCCCATGTGAAGTCACTGTGCCAGCCCAGAACACTGGTCTGGGGCCCGAGAAGACCTCCTTCTTCCAGGCTTTAGGCATCACCACGAAGATCTCCAGGGGCACCATTGAGATCCTG AGCGACGTGCAGCTGATTAAGACTGGAGACAAAGTGGGAGCCAGCGAAGCCACACTGCTGAACATGCTGAACATCTCGCCCTTCTCCTTCGGGCTGATCATCCAGCAGGTGTTTGACAACGGCAGCATCTACAACCCTGAAGTGCTGGACATCACGGAGGAGACTCTGCATTCTCGCTTCCTGGAG GGTGTCCGCAATGTTGCCAGCGTATGCCTGCAGATAGGTTACCCAACTGTTGCATCAGTGCCGCATTCTATCATCAATGGATACAAGCGTGTTCTGGCTTTGTCTGTGGAGACTGATTACACCTTCCCACTTGCTGAAAAG GTCAAGGCCTTCTTGGCTGATCCATCGGCATTTGTGGCTGCTGCCCCCGTGGCCGCTGCCACCACCGCTGCACCTGCTGCCGCCGCAGCCCCAGCCAAGGTCGAAGCAAAGGAAGAGTCGGAGGAATCAGATGAGGATATGGGATTTGGTCTCTTTGACTAG